A genomic stretch from Serratia entomophila includes:
- a CDS encoding VOC family protein: protein MTAKLTEAGLWRKQADSSQRREPRVLIRVYVGEGEIDSAIAFYEKLQGVQMDMRFDFPEHRLVLAAVGPFLILEGAEDSLRPFRSTVGTLLVDDIYPYHQRLLAAGAEIFFGPVEVPTGACFNARLPDGTTIEYVHHRPREGE, encoded by the coding sequence ATGACGGCAAAACTGACCGAGGCCGGCCTCTGGCGCAAACAGGCCGACTCTTCACAACGGCGAGAGCCGCGAGTACTGATTCGGGTTTACGTCGGCGAAGGCGAGATCGATAGCGCCATCGCCTTCTACGAAAAGCTGCAGGGGGTGCAAATGGACATGCGCTTCGATTTTCCTGAGCACCGGCTGGTGCTGGCGGCCGTTGGGCCATTCCTGATCCTGGAAGGCGCGGAAGACAGCCTGCGCCCTTTCCGCAGCACCGTCGGCACGCTGCTGGTGGATGATATCTATCCTTACCATCAGCGCCTGCTCGCGGCCGGCGCCGAGATATTTTTTGGCCCGGTGGAGGTGCCCACCGGCGCCTGTTTCAATGCCCGCCTGCCGGACGGCACCACCATAGAATATGTGCACCACCGGCCACGCGAAGGCGAATAG
- the lldD gene encoding FMN-dependent L-lactate dehydrogenase LldD → MIISASTDYRAAAQAKLPPFLFHYIDGGAYAEHTLQRNTADLADIALRQRVLRNMSELSLETTLFGEKLAMPVALGPVGLTGMYARRGEVQAARAAAQKGIPFTLSTVSVCPIEEVAPAIDRPMWFQLYVLKDRGFMRNALERARAAGVKTLVFTVDMPVPGARYRDAHSGMSGPNAALRRMLQAFTHPRWAWDVGLLGKPHDLGNVSAYRGKPTSLEDYIGWLGANFDPSISWKDLEWIREFWEGPMIIKGILDAEDAKDAVRFGADGIIVSNHGGRQLDGVLSTARALPAIADAVKGDITLLADSGIRSGLDVVRMLALGADSVLLGRAFVYALAAAGGAGVSNLLDLIDKEMRVAMTLTGAKTIAEIGAGSLVAPR, encoded by the coding sequence ATGATCATCTCCGCCTCAACCGATTACCGGGCCGCTGCGCAGGCGAAACTCCCGCCTTTCCTGTTCCACTACATTGACGGCGGAGCCTACGCGGAACACACGCTGCAGCGCAATACCGCAGACCTGGCCGATATCGCGCTGCGCCAGCGCGTGCTGCGCAACATGTCCGAGCTCAGCCTGGAAACCACCCTGTTCGGCGAAAAGCTGGCGATGCCGGTGGCGCTGGGGCCGGTCGGGCTGACCGGCATGTACGCCCGCCGCGGCGAAGTGCAGGCCGCGCGCGCAGCCGCGCAAAAAGGCATCCCCTTTACCCTTTCCACCGTCTCGGTCTGCCCGATAGAGGAAGTGGCGCCGGCGATCGACCGGCCGATGTGGTTCCAGCTCTACGTGCTCAAGGATCGCGGCTTTATGCGCAACGCGCTGGAGCGCGCCCGGGCCGCCGGGGTGAAAACGCTGGTGTTTACCGTCGATATGCCGGTGCCGGGCGCGCGTTACCGTGACGCCCATTCCGGCATGAGCGGCCCCAACGCCGCCCTGCGCCGCATGCTGCAGGCATTTACCCATCCGCGGTGGGCCTGGGACGTGGGGCTGCTCGGCAAGCCGCACGATCTGGGCAACGTCTCGGCCTACCGCGGCAAACCCACCAGCCTGGAGGATTATATCGGCTGGCTGGGCGCCAACTTCGATCCCTCTATTTCCTGGAAAGACTTGGAATGGATCCGTGAATTCTGGGAGGGGCCGATGATCATCAAAGGGATTCTGGATGCGGAAGACGCCAAAGATGCCGTACGCTTCGGCGCCGACGGCATCATCGTTTCCAACCACGGTGGCCGCCAGTTGGACGGCGTACTGTCGACCGCCCGCGCCCTGCCGGCGATCGCCGATGCGGTGAAAGGGGATATTACGCTGCTGGCCGACTCCGGCATTCGCAGCGGCCTGGACGTAGTGCGCATGCTCGCGTTGGGCGCCGACAGCGTGCTGCTGGGGCGCGCCTTCGTCTATGCGCTGGCCGCGGCCGGCGGCGCCGGCGTCAGCAACCTGCTGGATCTGATCGATAAGGAAATGCGCGTCGCCATGACGCTCACCGGCGCGAAAACCATTGCGGAGATCGGCGCCGGATCGCTGGTGGCTCCCCGCTGA
- a CDS encoding MoaF C-terminal domain-containing protein, whose product MSAEQSVLNPNAEPDWKNYDDFARGIDTNRLPATHDWRGKTLQIAFEDGTEMTLRFSADRPQLQWAWQGESGEEVYEEVRTSPAHYFFNVPLQTPGHECLTLVLNSVSGRVLAVRSTLLPEQRVANGSRLGQKFSVGQLAGVTPGGVAPHLTRELLGYRTLNIYSPNHYYEHFYVNTERYAWQNLRGEQFGHGDMDYATYYKFADDMYLFTFREKIIPVCSVFFFDFTLGRCTGIFLGLDAAGQVMVSPAGAFIHKMSYNQYPDGVQPL is encoded by the coding sequence ATGTCTGCCGAACAATCCGTCTTGAACCCGAATGCAGAGCCAGACTGGAAAAACTATGATGATTTTGCCCGCGGCATCGACACCAATCGGCTGCCCGCAACGCACGACTGGCGGGGAAAAACGTTGCAAATCGCCTTCGAAGACGGCACTGAGATGACGCTGCGTTTCAGCGCAGACCGGCCGCAGCTGCAGTGGGCCTGGCAAGGGGAGAGTGGGGAGGAGGTTTACGAGGAGGTGCGTACCTCGCCTGCCCACTATTTTTTCAACGTGCCGTTGCAGACCCCCGGCCACGAATGCCTGACGCTGGTGCTCAACAGCGTGAGCGGCAGGGTGTTGGCGGTGCGCAGCACGCTGCTGCCGGAGCAGCGGGTGGCGAACGGTTCACGCCTGGGGCAGAAATTCAGCGTCGGGCAACTGGCGGGCGTAACGCCAGGCGGCGTGGCGCCGCACCTGACGCGCGAGCTGTTGGGCTACCGGACGCTGAACATTTACAGCCCTAACCATTATTACGAGCACTTTTACGTCAATACCGAGCGCTATGCCTGGCAAAACCTGCGCGGCGAGCAGTTTGGCCACGGCGATATGGATTACGCCACCTACTATAAATTTGCAGACGACATGTATCTGTTCACCTTCCGGGAAAAGATCATTCCGGTGTGTTCGGTGTTCTTTTTTGACTTTACCCTCGGGCGCTGTACCGGGATATTCCTTGGGTTGGATGCGGCTGGCCAGGTCATGGTGTCGCCGGCCGGCGCCTTCATCCACAAAATGAGTTACAACCAATATCCCGACGGAGTGCAGCCGCTGTAA
- a CDS encoding TIGR03571 family LLM class oxidoreductase, whose protein sequence is MNIEKLSRGPLSIGVELPLDNDWSTSGQLKRQRDRRPFGVPDMTEHASLIALADKLGFRAAWVRDVPLYDPDFGDAAQVFETFTYLGYLSSLTRNILLGTAAVVLPLRQPWLVRKAAATLQTLSGDRLLLGVASGDRPVEYPLFGQDYATRGETFRSSVGILKGEADTGLQPGLRMLPANPPPPLLVAGLAQQTPEWVGKNMDGWLSYPGTPADHVSRVKLWRQVAGDKAYVSFIHLDLSEDANAPVQRHRFGIKTGRNGLIQELNAMQEAGVNHIGLHFRRNQRPLNETLMEIGQWVLPEFHRPQA, encoded by the coding sequence ATGAACATCGAAAAATTGAGCCGCGGGCCGCTGTCCATCGGCGTTGAACTGCCGCTGGACAATGATTGGTCGACCAGCGGCCAGCTGAAACGGCAACGCGATCGCCGCCCGTTCGGCGTGCCCGACATGACCGAACACGCTTCGCTGATCGCATTGGCGGATAAGCTCGGCTTTCGCGCCGCCTGGGTGCGCGACGTGCCGCTGTACGATCCCGACTTCGGCGACGCTGCACAGGTATTTGAAACCTTTACCTATCTTGGCTATCTGTCCAGCCTGACCCGCAATATCCTGCTGGGAACGGCGGCGGTGGTTCTGCCGCTGCGCCAGCCCTGGCTGGTACGCAAAGCGGCCGCCACGCTGCAAACGCTGAGCGGCGATCGTCTGCTGCTCGGCGTCGCCAGCGGCGATCGGCCGGTGGAATATCCGCTATTTGGCCAGGACTACGCCACGCGGGGTGAAACGTTCCGCAGCAGCGTCGGCATTTTGAAGGGTGAAGCCGATACCGGGCTGCAGCCCGGCCTGCGCATGCTGCCGGCTAACCCGCCGCCACCGCTGTTGGTCGCCGGGTTGGCGCAGCAAACGCCAGAGTGGGTCGGCAAAAATATGGACGGCTGGCTGTCATACCCCGGCACGCCGGCGGACCACGTTTCGCGCGTCAAGCTGTGGCGACAGGTGGCCGGCGACAAAGCCTACGTCAGCTTTATTCACCTCGATCTCAGCGAGGACGCCAATGCGCCGGTCCAGCGCCACCGCTTTGGCATCAAAACCGGGCGCAACGGGCTAATTCAGGAGCTGAACGCCATGCAGGAAGCCGGGGTGAACCACATCGGCCTGCATTTTCGCCGCAACCAGCGGCCGCTGAATGAAACCCTGATGGAAATCGGCCAGTGGGTGCTGCCGGAGTTCCACCGGCCGCAGGCGTAA
- a CDS encoding MFS transporter: MNKSSGQRPVLSEENRLLVILFFVFGCVFVDRLTISFLFPMIAADLKLSNVHLGTLSAVLALTWALSGAGLGAIADRFNIRKPMLIISILVFSLFSALSGLVSGFAMLLIFRALMGIAEGPVLPIAQSLMVEKSQPQRRGFNMGLIQGAAPGLLGGIIAPPLIIYLAQKWGWSTAFHLTAVPGIILAWLIYKYVNGKKDPAFVAAPAEHKKAEKGAYGEMFKIKNVVLCILISCVFVTWFMVIITFAPNFLVSTRGFSEGSMGIIMSAIGAAWVFWGVAVPAISDRLGRKPTLIFFSLLAICCPLFLSYIDNLWLLGGLVFLSYTGLGCFTLFMATIPSETVSPARIATALGLVMGIGEVIGGCLAPFMAGLIADRYGLVSVMWLAAIGAACAGILSCFLDETAPAVVSRKALKIEGVTDI; encoded by the coding sequence ATGAATAAATCGTCAGGGCAGCGCCCGGTACTGAGCGAAGAAAACCGATTGCTGGTTATTCTGTTTTTTGTATTCGGCTGTGTGTTTGTCGATCGTTTAACCATTTCATTCTTGTTTCCGATGATCGCCGCCGATCTGAAGCTGAGCAATGTGCATCTGGGCACGCTATCGGCGGTGCTGGCGCTGACCTGGGCGCTGTCGGGCGCCGGCCTGGGGGCGATTGCCGATCGCTTTAATATCCGCAAGCCGATGCTGATTATCTCGATCCTGGTGTTTTCTCTGTTCTCTGCGCTGTCGGGCCTGGTTAGCGGTTTCGCCATGCTGCTGATATTCCGCGCCCTGATGGGGATCGCCGAAGGCCCGGTATTGCCGATTGCGCAGTCGCTGATGGTGGAGAAATCCCAGCCGCAGCGGCGCGGTTTCAATATGGGGTTGATCCAGGGCGCTGCGCCGGGGTTATTGGGCGGGATTATCGCGCCGCCATTAATTATTTATCTGGCCCAGAAATGGGGCTGGAGCACGGCGTTTCATCTGACCGCCGTGCCGGGCATTATTTTGGCCTGGCTGATCTATAAATATGTGAATGGCAAAAAGGATCCGGCTTTCGTCGCGGCGCCCGCGGAGCATAAAAAGGCGGAAAAAGGCGCTTACGGTGAAATGTTCAAAATTAAAAACGTGGTGCTGTGCATTCTGATCTCCTGCGTTTTTGTGACCTGGTTTATGGTCATCATTACCTTTGCCCCTAATTTCCTGGTGAGCACGCGTGGTTTCAGCGAAGGTTCTATGGGCATCATCATGAGCGCCATCGGCGCGGCCTGGGTGTTCTGGGGCGTGGCGGTGCCGGCAATATCCGATCGTCTCGGCCGCAAACCGACGCTGATTTTCTTCTCGCTGCTGGCGATTTGCTGCCCGCTGTTCCTGAGCTATATCGATAACCTGTGGCTGCTGGGCGGGCTGGTGTTTCTGTCGTATACCGGCCTCGGCTGCTTCACCCTGTTTATGGCCACCATCCCTTCCGAAACGGTTTCTCCCGCCCGCATCGCCACCGCGCTGGGGCTGGTGATGGGCATTGGCGAAGTGATCGGCGGTTGCCTGGCGCCCTTTATGGCTGGGTTGATCGCCGATCGCTATGGCCTGGTCAGCGTGATGTGGCTGGCGGCTATCGGCGCCGCCTGCGCCGGGATACTGAGCTGTTTCCTCGATGAAACGGCGCCTGCGGTGGTGAGCCGCAAAGCGTTGAAGATTGAAGGCGTCACCGATATCTGA